One Plasmodium knowlesi strain H genome assembly, chromosome: 10 genomic window carries:
- a CDS encoding bis(5'-nucleosyl)-tetraphosphatase [asymmetrical], putative — MRSSIIKAYGILLCRVLYSGTGKLLDDNSKIQFLFLKASYGNKHWTPPKGLHENNEDGLDTALRETLEETGLDKDKYKLLNYQKTLKYMVNDSLKETTYYLALLLNNEEHITLSDEHTDYKWIHSGESVTYSLPASLTDLLINAEDFLKNNADIIMSS, encoded by the exons ATGAG GAGCAGCATTATAAAAGCCTATGGCATTCTGCTATGTAGAGTCTTGTATAGTGGAACAGGAAAACTTTTAGATGATAATTCCAAAATtcagtttttatttttaaaggcaTCGTACGGGAATAAACATTGGACTCCTCCAAAAG GTTTGCACGAAAATAACGAAGATGGCTTAGACACTGCCCTGAGGGAAACACTAGAGGAAACGGGACTTGATAAGGACAAGTACAAGCTACTAAATTATCAAAAG ACTTTAAAATATATGGTTAATGATAGTTTAAAGGAGACCACCTATTATCTAGCCCTTCTGCTGAACAATGAAGAACACATCACATTATCAGATGAACACACAGATTATAA ATGGATCCACAGTGGCGAGTCGGTCACGTATTCTCTCCCCGCGTCTCTAACAGATTTGCTAATAAACGCAGAGgattttttgaagaacaaCGCAGATATTATCATGTCGTCGTAA
- a CDS encoding KIR protein produces MVQQSEDTDKLPSEIIYSKFVEGTGCPVEYGGRKYKEEWERVLRGVLQKKGIDGSNLAVEIARTWCNVYIMRLPEEVPGYGPWDVFYFWLGDQIRGKLNGNNFSNVMGAMYKVLTKDECRSKCKNIYPGIREELFQEAKKLFEYYFDYNYLNTQKGSNKKSICGRMMAKLEEAKSAFRDISSLCNNAASDRYCRIFWGESVGKEPYKEPEPLTCPEGEAESLGPESRPGPDGRLNSDIDISGPKVDIDVPDVNIEGPDAKLKGSGAEVLWPDVKEAADGKSGSIVGSVSGGLVSVALPAIGFYLYKYTDVFDGIKKSLFGGLNNRNRGRRSTIRHQHFDDTFTGNDSSTLGGDGSTTLGGGGGESSTLGGSSTDISTIYDDGRRQPTGRTRTGTNNRRPGNIRYYAT; encoded by the exons ATGGTGCAGCAG tctGAAGACACAGATAAGTTACCCTCAGAGATAATATACAGTAAATTCGTAGAAGGCACGGGATGTCCGGTAGAgtatggaggaagaaaatacaaagaaGAATGGGAGAGGGTGCTAAGGGGAgtattgcaaaaaaagggaattgaTGGATCCAATTTAGCTGTTGAAATTGCCAGGACATGGTGTAATGTTTATATAATGCGTTTGCCAGAGGAAGTGCCTGGCTATGGCCCTTGGGatgtcttttatttttggttAGGTGACCAAATAAGAGGGAAACTCAATGGGaacaatttttcaaatgtcATGGGGGCTATGTACAAAGTACTGACGAAGGACGAATGTAGGAGTAAGTGTAAGAACATATATCCTGGTATTAGGGAAGAACTTTTTCAGGAGGCTAAAAAACTGTTCGAATATTATTTTGATTACAATTATTTGAATACTCAGAAAGGGAGTAATAAAAAATCTATTTGTGGAAGAATGATGGCGAAATTGGAAGAAGCTAAATCTGCATTTAGGGACATTAGTAGTCTTTGCAATAATGCTGCTAGTGATAGGTATTGTAGAATATTTTGGGGGGAGAGCGTGGGGAAGGAACCATATAAGGAACCCGAGCCATTAACCTGCCCCGAGGGAGAAGCTGAAAGTTTAGGTCCTGAATCAAGACCTGGACCAGATGGTAGACTAA ATTCGGATATAGACATATCAGGTCCTAAGGTCGATATAGATGTTCCGGATGTTAATATAGAAGGCCCGGATGCTAAATTAAAGGGTTCAGGAGCTGAGGTATTGTGGCCTGACGTGAAAGAAGCTGCTGACGGAAAAAGTGGTAGTATTGTTGGTTCTGTGTCTGGTGGATTAGTTTCTGTAGCATTACCAGCAATTGGTTTCTATTTATACAAA tatactgatgtatttgatggaataaaaaaatccctcTTTGGTGGACTCAATAATAGAAATAGGGGAAGAAGATCTACTATTCGACATCAACACTTTGACGACACTTTCACAGGGAATGATTCTTCCACCCTGGGTGGTGATGGTTCCACCACCCtcggtggtggtggtggggaATCGTCCACCTTAGGTGGTAGCTCCACCGATATTTCTACCATCTACGATGATGGACGACGTCAACCAACCGGAAGAACACGGACAGGAACAAATAATAGAAGACCAGGGAATATACGTTATTATGCCACGtaa